One window of Nicotiana tomentosiformis chromosome 11, ASM39032v3, whole genome shotgun sequence genomic DNA carries:
- the LOC138901876 gene encoding uncharacterized protein, which translates to MEDGTNSDEQCDVLSSSSSPIYYEVTLEATPLSTKSGLGDNVVLRPPPLGEEEVPKPTKDKKRRKASPLDTPRPKKSRARKSKTDLAVLPADVVEMLRDEDEKGEDTNCLLVAWKRESIEALKVVEPVKVEGVQPQTEATALHREASSKYRAELARCEADLKKLTEERNALKLLYVLKEEIMSIRAELTRTNRDQTELIKWVQQKAELVEQLREEAKIKEAETLGWKLSMGRLDSEKDAVENLARAQKVEELETRLAAELARATSEVEALVASYRAYAEAANTQAKEISDAAEVRLSRVAEHARRQSRRETLEEVHARGFDLTAEIESAKVLEDEAGAFLSDDEDSVSGSENGGDKDEAPEDAAPEAD; encoded by the exons atggaggatggaacaaacagcgatgaaca gtGTGATGTTCTATCTTCAAGCTCGAGtccgatctattatgaggttaccctcgaggcaactcccctgtcaacgaaatcgg GTCTTGGAGATAATGTCGTTTTGAGGCCACCTCCCCTCGGGGAAGAGGAGGTCCCGAAGCCGACCAAAGATAAGAAAAGGAGAAAGGCCTCGCCACTAGATACCCCAAGGCCCAAAAAAAGCAGGGCTCGAAAGTCGAAGACTGATCTCGCCGTTCTGCCTGCCGATGTAGTCGAAATGCTACGAGATGAAGACGAGAAGGGAGAAGATACTAACTGCCTGTTGGTGGCTTGGAAGAGGGAAAGCATCGAAGCTTTGAAAGTTGTTGAGCCGGTGAAAGTCGAGGGGGTTCAGCCGCAGACTGAG GCTACAGCGCTCCATCGAGAAGCGTCTTCCAAGTACCGAGCTGAGTTGGCCCGATGTGAGGCTGATCTCAAAAAGCTTACGGAGGAGAGAAacgccctcaaactcctctatgtgcTAAAAGAAGAGATCATGAGCATTCGAGCTGAGCTGACAAGAACTAATCGAGATCAGACCGAGCTCATTAAATgg gttcagcagaaggccgaattggttgagcagcttcgtgaggaggccaaGATAAAAGAGGCAGAGACTTTAGGGTGGAAGTTGAGCATGGGCCGTCTCGACTCGGAGAAAGATGCG GTGGAGAACTTGGCCCGAGCCCAGAAGGTTGAAGAGCTCGAGACTCGGTTGGCCGctgagcttgcaagggccacatcTGAGGTAGAGGCGCTCGTGGCCTCTTACCGAGCCTACGCTGAAGCCGCTAACACTCAGGCAAAGGAAATTTCTGACGCTGCTGAGGTTAGATTGTCCcgtgttgccgagcatgctaggcgccagtctcgaagagagactcttgaggaggtacatgctcgTGGCTTTGACCTCACGGCTGAAATCGAGAGTGCAAAAGTTTTGGAGGACGAGGCCGGAGCTTTTCTTTCCGATGATGAAGACTCTGTGAGTGGATCCGAGAATGGAGGAGATAAAGATGAAGCTCCAGAAGATGCAGCTCCCGAGGCGGACTAG
- the LOC104106842 gene encoding uncharacterized protein, whose amino-acid sequence MTKNSLNLNAIAPLKCEKALLRGCFIPMDFQVVVLAGGFSKSLVPLVSKEVPKALLPVANRPVLSYVLEHFEQNNLKDFIVVVEGESAALLVGGWISNAYVDRLHVEVAAVPEDIGTAGALRAIDHHLTAKDILVVSGDLVSDIPPGAVAAAHRRHDAAVTAMLCSTPVSGPSESGSSGGKDKAKKPARHNIIGLDPTKQFLLHIAAGAEVEKDIRVQKSILRAVGQMEIRADLMDAHMYAFKRAVLQEILNKKETFLSLRRDVLPYLVRNQLRSELSQNGVLAEENGHHKDFSESSTVMLSQLLTNASTQSFHELYALGPDGSAPSPRKTHKCCVYIASKSNYCVRLNSIQAFSDINRDVIGDASHLSDYSFSPQNNIIHPTAVLGSKTTVGPHCMLGEGSQMGDKCSVKKSVIGRHCRIGSNVKVVNSVIMDHVTIGDGCSIQGSVICSNVQLQERAVLKDCQVGAGYVVSAGSEHKGESLAKKEKQ is encoded by the exons ATGACCAAAAACTCCTTAAACCTCAACGCCATCGCCCCTCTGAAGTGTGAAAAAGCTCTTCTCCGCGGTTGCTTCATACCCATGGATTTTCAAGTGGTAGTATTAGCAGGTGGCTTCTCAAAAAGCCTTGTTCCTCTTGTTTCCAAG GAGGTGCCCAAAGCGTTGCTTCCAGTGGCAAACCGGCCGGTTCTGTCTTACGTGCTGGAGCATTTTGAGCAAAACAATCTCAAGGATTTTATTGTT GTTGTTGAAGGGGAAAGTGCAGCTCTTCTTGTTGGGGGTTGGATTTCAAATGCTTATGTTGATCGCCTACATGTTGAG GTTGCAGCAGTCCCTGAGGATATCGGGACAGCTGGAGCTCTTAGGGCCATTGATCACCACCTGACTGCAAAAGACATTTTG GTTGTGAGTGGTGATCTTGTTTCTGATATTCCTCCTGGGGCAGTGGCAGCTGCTCATAGACGACATGATGCTGCAGTGACCGCTATGCTTTGTTCTACTCCTGTCAGTGGCCCATCAGAGTCAGGTTCCTCTGGCGGAAAGGACAAAGCCAAGAAACCGGCACGCCATAACATTATAGGACTGGACCCCACTAAACAATTTCTGTTGCATATAGCTGCTG gagctgaagttgaGAAAGATATTCGTGTCCAGAAGAGCATTCTCCGGGCGGTAGGCCAG ATGGAGATTCGTGCTGATCTAATGGATGCTCATATGTATGCCTTCAAGAG AGCCGTTTTGCAAGAGATTCTGAATAAGAAAGAAACTTTTCTGAGCTTGAGGCGCGACGTGTTGCCTTATCTCGTGAGGAATCAGCTA AGATCTGAGTTATCACAAAATGGAGTGCTAGCAGAAGAAAATGGGCATCATAAGGATTTTTCTGAGAGTAGTACAGTTATGCTGTCACAACTACTGACCAATGCATCTACACAAAGTTTTCATGAACTATACGCTTTGGGTCCTGATGGTTCTGCTCCGTCTCCAAGAAAGACTCACAAGTGCTGTGTATATATTGCCAGCAAGAGCAATTATTGTGTGCGCTTAAACTCCATTCAAGCCTTCAGTGACATAAATCGAGAT GTCATAGGTGATGCTAGTCACCTGTCAGACTATTCTTTCTCTCCTCAGAACAACATCATTCATCCTACAGCCGTGCTTGGTTCCAAAACTACA GTTGGACCGCATTGTATGCTAGGAGAAGGTTCACAAATGGGTGACAAGTGCAGCGTGAAAAAGTCTGTCATTGGTCGGCATTGTCGGATCGGCTCAAATGTGAAG GTTGTCAACTCAGTCATCATGGACCATGTCACCATTGGAGATGGTTGTTCGATCCAAGGTTCTGTTATTTGCAGTAATGTACAGCTCCAAGAACGTGCTGTACTGAAAGATTGCCAG GTTGGAGCAGGTTATGTGGTCTCAGCAGGCAGTGAACATAAAGGAGAATCCTTGGCAAAGAAAGAGAAACAATAA
- the LOC104106843 gene encoding bi-functional coumaroyl CoA and feruloyl CoA ortho-hydroxylase F6H2-2-1-like — protein sequence MSIAEVSKASDLIDFLVNQGNGVKGLSQIGLKNVPEKFIQPQEERLDFTQIVSSESIPIIDLSNCDDPKVAESICDAAEKWGFFQIINHGIHVEVLENVLEAGHKFFELPVEERRKYLKENSPTHTVQLKTSFSPLAEKVLEWKDYLFHIYDSEDESSTMLWPVVSKDQVLEYMKWAKTVIVKLLEVLLKGLNVKQIDEALKSVVMGSLIVNLIHYPKCPNPELAAGAGRHADVSSITMLLQDDVGGLYVREPKGDGWIHVPPVKGALVINIGDVLQIMSNDRYKSVEHRVIVNANRNRVSVPIFVNPAPDAVFGPLPQVLENGEKPFYK from the exons ATGTCAATAGCGGAAGTTTCTAAAGCATCAGATCTCATTGATTTTCTAGTAAACCAAGGCAACGGAGTAAAGGGTCTTTCCCAAATTGGTCTCAAGAACGTACCTGAAAAATTCATTCAACCCCAAGAAGAAAGACTAGATTTTACCCAAATAGTCTCCTCAGAGTCCATACCCATAATTGATCTCtcaaattgtgatgacccaaaagttgCAGAATCAATATGTGATGCAGCAGAgaagtggggtttctttcagatCATAAATCATGGTATTCATGTTGAAGTTCTTGAGAATGTGTTAGAAGCTGGACATAAGTTCTTTGAGTTGCCTGTTGAGGAAAGAAGGAAGTATTTGAAAGAGAATTCACCTACTCACACTGTGCAGTTGAAGACCAGCTTTAGCCCTTTGGCTGAGAAGGTTTTGGAGTGGAAAGATTACCTTTTTCATATCTATGATTCTGAGGATGAGAGCAGCACTATGTTGTGGCCTGTTGTTTCCAA AGATCAGGTTCTTGAGTACATGAAGTGGGCTAAAACTGTTATAGTAAAGCTCCTAGAGGTGTTGCTCAAGGGACTAAATGTGAAACAGATAGATGAAGCACTGAAATCTGTTGTAATGGGAAGTCTGATTGTTAACCTCATTCACTACCCCAAGTGCCCGAACCCTGAGCTCGCTGCCGGTGCTGGCCGTCATGCTGATGTTTCTTCAATCACTATGCTCCTACAAGACGATGTTGGTGGCCTTTATGTGCGAGAGCCAAAAGGCGATGGTTGGATTCATGTGCCCCCAGTCAAAGGGGCACTTGTTATCAATATAGGGGATGTCCTTCAGATCATGAGCAACGATAGGTACAAGAGCGTTGAGCATCGCGTGATAGTAAATGCCAATAGAAACAGAGTATCAGTGCCAATATTTGTGAATCCAGCGCCTGATGCAGTTTTTGGTCCTTTGCCACAAGTGCTAGAAAATGGAGAGAAACCGTTTTATAAGTAG